In a single window of the Drosophila subpulchrella strain 33 F10 #4 breed RU33 chromosome X, RU_Dsub_v1.1 Primary Assembly, whole genome shotgun sequence genome:
- the LOC119557927 gene encoding uncharacterized protein LOC119557927: protein MSKRYPNPVSKYFIYYEKTRKSTCKACNFDMAGRHSENLMRHLKRKHKDVYNSVVAEKQAILVRRQQQAKKGEVDPKDHVLASMFHFPSEPKKILITKDASQLPTNSSMETTDMVDDEGTGDGDNEDNASGSQFDGIFIGKSELPDEVNQLDNSGDVELETVAASIAKPLTSLKATTAHHSLPTSSTSTPAPAPARASSSNCPLDGDDAFYLQYLGNKLSKYSSRTKNTVQFQINRILYKADMGHYEESSLPCDSDSF, encoded by the exons atgtcaaaaaggTACCCGAATCCGGTGTCGAAGTACTTTATATATTACGAAAAGACTCGGAAGAGCACCTGCAAGGCATGCAACTTCGATATGGCCGGTCGTCACTCCGAGAATCTGATGAGGCACCTCAAACGCAAGCATAAGGATGTCTACAATTCTGTGGTGGCCGAAAAGCAGGCCATCCTGGTCCGTCGCCAGCAGCAGGCAAAAAAGGGTGAAGTAGACCCTAAAGACCACGTTCTGGCCTCAATGTTCCACTTTCCATCGGAACCCAAAAAAATTCTCATCACCAAG GATGCCTCTCAGCTGCCGACCAATAGTAGCATGGAAACCACAGATATGGTGGATGATGAAGGGACCGGCGATGGAGATAATGAGGACAACGCATCCGGCAGTCAATTCGACGGGATCTTTATTGGGAAATCGGAGCTGCCCGATGAGGTTAATCAATTGGACAACTCTGGGGACGTCGAACTGGAGACAGTGGCTGCATCTATAGCCAAACCTTTGACCTCATTGAAGGCGACTACCGCCCACCACAGTTTGCCCACCAGTTCCACTTCtactcctgctcctgctcctgctcgtGCATCCTCATCGAACTGCCCATTGGATGGTGATGATGCCTTCTACCTTCAATATCTGGGCAACAAATTGAGCAAATATTCGTCCCGCACAAAGAACACAGTCCAGTTCCAGATCAATCGCATCCTGTACAAGGCCGATATGGGACACTATGAGGAATCAAGCCTGCCCTGCGATTCCGACTCCTTTTAG